A DNA window from Candidatus Peregrinibacteria bacterium contains the following coding sequences:
- a CDS encoding S-layer homology domain-containing protein yields MKKTFISLVFGIISIFIFSNIGFAVAKPTINPVKSPFKGTKQVITGTTAPNARITVTGGPYQIPPINADASGHFELVLSLTQNNTNIFQVSATVGTEISDQIQITIVESATEASAHQAQTGQDYSAPDAPVIETLDHTVDAYFYTIRGDAEPETRIFVTGDDEVETVTSTSGIFSAKVRLNQAKKNTFYLEAHDADGNISPKTKFEILEKGETGEVDDVRVVIDETNGTNASEPSIADPFTDIAGHTAEEYIEALRLQGVLQGYEDGTVRPDAYVNRAELLKMAMLSFQINVLTEASRSPFSDVPRFIWFARFVETAKEEGIVTGYIDGNFRPDQTVNRAEALKIILESSQVPYNPNPPAEYLFSDVKEENDAEWHYKYVYFLKQNSIISAFADGGAHLSDQMTRGDLAEIIVRLQNFQNQ; encoded by the coding sequence ATGAAAAAAACATTTATATCGCTAGTATTTGGGATTATAAGTATCTTTATTTTTTCAAATATAGGTTTTGCCGTCGCGAAACCAACGATCAATCCTGTAAAAAGCCCTTTCAAAGGAACCAAGCAGGTCATTACAGGGACCACCGCTCCAAATGCTCGTATTACTGTAACCGGAGGTCCTTACCAAATCCCACCAATAAATGCGGATGCAAGTGGGCATTTTGAATTAGTCCTATCGCTAACACAAAACAATACAAATATTTTTCAAGTATCAGCAACTGTCGGAACTGAAATCAGCGATCAAATACAAATTACAATTGTAGAGAGTGCAACGGAAGCATCCGCACATCAAGCGCAAACAGGACAAGATTATAGTGCTCCGGATGCGCCAGTGATTGAAACCCTTGACCATACGGTAGATGCTTATTTTTATACTATTCGCGGGGATGCAGAACCGGAGACGCGTATTTTTGTAACCGGAGACGATGAGGTCGAAACCGTAACTTCTACAAGTGGAATATTTTCTGCAAAAGTCAGGCTCAATCAAGCTAAGAAAAATACATTCTACCTGGAAGCGCATGATGCAGATGGGAATATAAGTCCAAAAACAAAATTTGAGATATTAGAAAAAGGTGAAACCGGTGAAGTTGATGATGTTAGAGTTGTAATTGATGAAACCAATGGTACTAATGCTTCTGAACCAAGTATAGCTGATCCATTCACAGATATAGCCGGACACACAGCGGAGGAATACATTGAAGCTCTTAGGCTACAAGGTGTTTTACAAGGTTATGAGGATGGTACCGTAAGGCCTGATGCATACGTTAATCGAGCTGAATTACTCAAAATGGCAATGTTATCATTTCAAATAAATGTACTAACCGAAGCTAGTCGTTCACCATTTAGTGACGTACCAAGATTCATATGGTTTGCTCGTTTTGTAGAGACCGCAAAAGAAGAAGGTATAGTGACAGGATACATAGATGGCAACTTTAGGCCGGACCAAACTGTGAACAGGGCTGAAGCGCTAAAAATAATCTTAGAATCATCTCAAGTACCATACAATCCAAATCCACCGGCAGAATATTTATTTAGTGATGTAAAAGAAGAGAATGATGCAGAGTGGCATTACAAATACGTATATTTTCTAAAGCAAAATTCAATAATTTCCGCCTTTGCGGATGGTGGCGCTCATCTATCCGATCAGATGACACGTGGAGATCTGGCTGAGATAATTGTACGACTTCAAAATTTCCAAAATCAGTAA
- a CDS encoding exonuclease domain-containing protein, translating into MKFIALDLETTGLDANNDTIIEFAAIVFEDDKIIKELQMLINPLRPIPSIATNITGITDEMVSTAKPFEDYKEEIQNFIGDLPILGQNISFDIGFLKTHGIELTNEQLDTFTLARAIIPKAQSYSLEILTENFNIEHAGAHRAYDDVVASVKLMEKLRLLLLKESDETLEKIKTLLGKYTWSWKEFFLNSIEQKKLYESQLKDIDDCSFIMDEHGEPHKKEVTPDHTIPLEGKKITEGFIDPEKYDFSEKTLVAMPGTRAFYFPKNTFKLKYNYLLPEEFEKLLNKNIKLNEDEVTTCIKLIIWFSKTKTFETTELSLYNKEYSIVNRINLDEHRTHEIYDKKLQELEKLNKIYISHSNLLKLATLNLDLGLEIKNLVVLDAIEFEKSLAKNMTVSIGVGDCEGEGEMLFGLLGIIFEKFKPNDLSFPEITVDESIKQSQEWKNAEMTAMKIIEGFMPHIPPKLRLLKEALEERDKFNVSLMNPSEGDVLIRITSRDILQMLDEKIWQKFDNIIINDDIVEVDNNKFLKQALKLEGFETKKINEKNEIEFTSFPDMSDSKSKDFPVEVAEKVKEILNKFKNVVIVFSSNGPISHFMEKINEKLELDHDSTSINVFGQGVSGSNGKIINKIQADGSNIILANFDFALELIEIFKEKNINDIALVFVKLPFMHPNNLYMKYVESFYSASYDAYTKYSLPKAKCQILKMIRRYKSSFEDTHGYVLDSKIQKR; encoded by the coding sequence ATGAAATTCATTGCGCTTGATTTGGAAACGACTGGCCTCGATGCCAATAACGATACTATTATTGAATTTGCCGCTATTGTGTTTGAAGATGACAAAATTATTAAAGAGCTGCAAATGTTAATAAATCCGCTAAGGCCAATCCCAAGCATAGCGACAAATATAACCGGAATAACTGATGAAATGGTAAGTACTGCAAAACCATTTGAAGACTACAAAGAAGAAATTCAAAATTTCATAGGCGATTTACCAATACTCGGACAGAATATAAGTTTTGATATTGGTTTTTTAAAAACTCATGGAATCGAACTTACCAATGAGCAACTGGATACTTTCACTTTGGCTCGCGCCATCATCCCAAAGGCTCAATCATATAGCCTGGAAATCCTTACTGAAAATTTTAACATAGAACATGCTGGCGCTCACCGCGCATACGACGATGTAGTTGCTAGTGTAAAACTAATGGAGAAATTAAGATTACTTCTCCTAAAAGAAAGTGATGAGACTTTAGAAAAAATCAAAACACTATTAGGGAAATACACCTGGTCATGGAAAGAGTTTTTCTTAAACTCAATTGAACAAAAGAAACTATATGAATCACAATTAAAAGATATTGATGATTGTAGTTTTATAATGGATGAGCACGGAGAACCTCACAAAAAAGAAGTCACACCGGATCACACAATCCCACTTGAAGGTAAGAAAATAACAGAAGGATTTATCGACCCGGAAAAATATGATTTTTCTGAGAAAACATTAGTTGCCATGCCGGGCACACGAGCATTTTATTTTCCAAAAAATACTTTTAAACTTAAATACAACTATTTACTTCCGGAGGAATTTGAGAAGTTACTAAATAAAAATATAAAACTAAATGAAGATGAAGTAACAACCTGTATAAAATTAATAATATGGTTTTCCAAAACAAAAACATTTGAAACAACTGAGCTGAGTTTATATAACAAAGAATATAGTATCGTAAATCGTATAAATTTGGATGAGCACAGAACTCACGAAATTTACGACAAAAAATTACAAGAGCTGGAGAAACTCAATAAAATTTATATAAGCCATTCAAACCTTCTAAAACTTGCAACTCTGAATTTAGATCTTGGACTGGAGATAAAAAACTTAGTTGTACTCGATGCTATTGAGTTCGAAAAATCATTAGCAAAAAATATGACCGTTAGCATAGGTGTCGGTGACTGCGAAGGCGAAGGCGAAATGTTATTCGGATTACTTGGAATTATTTTTGAAAAATTCAAACCGAACGATTTGTCATTCCCTGAAATAACAGTCGATGAATCAATAAAGCAAAGTCAAGAATGGAAAAATGCTGAGATGACCGCTATGAAAATCATCGAAGGATTCATGCCTCATATACCGCCGAAGCTCCGCCTACTCAAAGAAGCTCTTGAAGAACGGGATAAGTTCAACGTTTCTTTGATGAATCCAAGTGAAGGAGATGTGCTGATCAGAATAACATCAAGGGATATCTTACAAATGTTAGATGAGAAAATTTGGCAAAAATTCGACAACATAATAATAAATGATGACATAGTTGAAGTTGATAATAATAAATTTTTAAAACAAGCTCTAAAACTTGAAGGTTTCGAAACGAAAAAAATAAATGAAAAAAACGAGATTGAATTCACTTCATTTCCAGACATGTCCGACTCAAAAAGCAAAGATTTTCCGGTGGAAGTAGCGGAGAAGGTAAAAGAAATTTTAAATAAATTTAAAAATGTTGTTATCGTATTTTCAAGCAATGGACCTATATCTCATTTTATGGAAAAAATTAATGAGAAACTTGAATTGGATCACGACAGCACGTCAATCAATGTTTTCGGCCAAGGCGTCTCCGGTTCAAATGGAAAAATAATCAACAAAATTCAAGCTGATGGTAGCAATATTATTTTAGCAAATTTTGATTTCGCACTTGAGCTTATAGAAATTTTTAAAGAAAAAAACATAAACGACATAGCACTCGTATTTGTGAAGCTACCATTTATGCATCCAAACAATTTGTATATGAAATATGTAGAAAGTTTTTACTCTGCCTCCTACGATGCATATACCAAATACTCGCTCCCAAAAGCTAAGTGCCAAATTTTAAAAATGATCCGTCGATACAAATCCTCATTTGAAGACACTCATGGATACGTACTGGATAGTAAAATCCAAAAACGCTAG
- the folK gene encoding 2-amino-4-hydroxy-6-hydroxymethyldihydropteridine diphosphokinase, producing MIYLSLGSNNGDEYENLASARRLLEENSIRIVGASSEIITKAWGIKTQPDFVNQVLQVEFSDNFDGEKSPYTLLYICQGVERELGKVMAKDDGYVKWGPRIIDIDILQYDEIEGWDPELRLPHHTIEKDYIKELIAEICSS from the coding sequence TTGATTTACTTAAGCCTCGGCTCAAATAATGGTGACGAGTATGAGAATTTAGCTTCCGCTCGCCGATTACTCGAAGAAAATAGTATCCGAATTGTCGGCGCTTCATCGGAAATTATTACGAAAGCTTGGGGTATAAAAACTCAACCTGATTTTGTAAATCAGGTATTACAGGTAGAATTCAGTGATAATTTTGACGGAGAGAAGTCTCCATATACCTTATTATATATATGCCAGGGAGTTGAGAGGGAACTTGGCAAAGTGATGGCCAAAGACGACGGGTACGTCAAATGGGGTCCAAGAATTATAGATATAGATATCTTACAATACGATGAAATAGAAGGGTGGGACCCAGAGCTTCGCCTTCCGCACCATACTATAGAGAAGGATTACATTAAGGAGTTGATTGCGGAGATTTGCTCGAGCTAG
- the carA gene encoding glutamine-hydrolyzing carbamoyl-phosphate synthase small subunit, whose protein sequence is MTKKEVQKLKLVLEDGSVFEGESFGAYRETDGEVVFATAMVGYPESLTDPSYNGQILTFTSPLIGNYGVPKSTPKKDIEEFLESSRIWPRAIIVSEYSEAYSHWEADKSLGYWLKEHDVPGITGVDTRTLTKKIREHGVMLGKILFENTKANNKFVDPNEDDLISQTSIEKPKHFASGKKHVALIDTGIKNNIIRSFLKRNISITLVPWDHDFSKDKTKYDGYFFSNGPGDPTSVPETVEAMKHAFTTGKPTYGICMGSQIMAIAAGGKTYKMKYGHRSHNQPCTDLETGRCYITTQNHGFAVDAKSLPKDWKVWFENANDKTVEGIKHKSKPFASVQFHPEATSGPTDTEFIFDQFVRLL, encoded by the coding sequence ATGACAAAGAAAGAGGTTCAAAAACTTAAACTCGTACTCGAAGATGGCTCAGTTTTCGAAGGAGAAAGCTTTGGTGCGTACCGTGAAACAGATGGCGAGGTGGTTTTTGCGACTGCGATGGTCGGATACCCGGAGAGCCTAACTGACCCTTCATACAATGGACAAATCCTAACTTTTACCTCGCCACTAATCGGGAATTATGGAGTACCAAAAAGTACACCAAAGAAGGATATAGAAGAATTTTTAGAAAGTTCACGCATCTGGCCACGAGCAATTATCGTAAGTGAATATTCAGAAGCTTACAGTCACTGGGAGGCTGATAAGTCACTTGGATACTGGCTCAAAGAACATGACGTGCCTGGGATAACAGGCGTCGACACACGAACCTTAACGAAAAAAATCAGAGAACACGGAGTTATGCTTGGGAAAATACTTTTTGAAAACACAAAAGCGAATAATAAATTCGTTGACCCAAATGAAGATGACCTAATTTCGCAAACAAGCATAGAGAAACCAAAACATTTTGCGTCTGGTAAAAAACATGTCGCACTTATCGACACGGGAATCAAAAACAACATCATCAGATCGTTTCTCAAAAGAAATATCAGCATAACTCTAGTACCTTGGGATCATGATTTTTCAAAAGATAAAACGAAATACGATGGCTACTTTTTCTCAAATGGCCCTGGCGATCCAACGTCAGTACCGGAAACTGTAGAAGCTATGAAACATGCATTCACAACAGGTAAACCAACATATGGAATCTGCATGGGAAGTCAAATTATGGCAATCGCCGCAGGTGGCAAAACATACAAAATGAAATATGGTCATCGTTCACACAATCAACCTTGTACCGATCTTGAGACGGGACGATGCTATATAACAACTCAAAATCATGGATTTGCAGTAGACGCCAAATCCTTACCAAAAGATTGGAAAGTCTGGTTTGAAAACGCAAACGACAAAACAGTAGAGGGTATCAAGCACAAATCAAAACCATTCGCATCGGTACAATTCCACCCTGAGGCAACAAGCGGCCCTACTGATACAGAGTTTATCTTCGACCAATTTGTGAGACTTTTGTAG
- a CDS encoding type II toxin-antitoxin system RelE/ParE family toxin yields the protein MYKVIYTHKAIEDLKKIESSIAERIINKIAFYASQENPLDFAKRLQGNYEAMYRFRIGDFRAVFWVDRDGRFSILNILKIKHRKDVYGL from the coding sequence ATGTATAAAGTAATATATACTCATAAGGCTATTGAAGATTTAAAAAAAATAGAGTCTTCAATTGCCGAGAGGATTATTAATAAAATCGCATTTTATGCTTCTCAGGAGAATCCTTTGGATTTTGCGAAACGACTTCAAGGAAATTATGAAGCTATGTATAGGTTTCGTATTGGTGACTTTAGAGCTGTATTTTGGGTTGATAGAGATGGGCGTTTTTCAATACTTAATATTTTGAAGATAAAGCATCGAAAAGATGTGTATGGATTATGA
- a CDS encoding V-type ATP synthase subunit I, whose translation MAIVKLQKAHIIGKIADKSKILKALQDFEVIQLEEVKLENNDQWKKNSGIDTTLEMERANLEFTIGLLAPFAKKRSLLEGPIVVTEKKAKAVADNFDHHTIIKDCKDLEVRYTNAKTTLELLDNAKKELAPWKNSKVSPKEDFSANGYEITFIIVSINSISSLENDLNEIGSLISLDIINTEGVSVYATLIYKKEYSKSVKDLLSKIKVKEVLLPTVQTTVKDALHNITEQESEANKTIRGIEKEFRKMSANYETLQIVHDYHKWQVDAERMTENGIESKTTFAYSGWLPKAEINEIENMLRDKTNNKVAIIPIETDEPSPVALKNHPLLKPLENVTKLYGLPIPTEYDPTALLSVFFIVFFGMAVTDAGYGIIMSIMMLLALKYVRLSKQIKSFVRLLLYAGILTIIMGILYGSWFGMTIEQAPAFLTTRDGENLKFIGQIFNPIEDPMTVLIFSLVLGYLQVSFGVLISFLGAFKTGNKKDAIIDQFSWFLTLVSLSIVIMGQAGLVGTAIGAFGLYLLYFCLAFLVLTQGRSKPSIPGKIISGVLSLYGLVGYFGDILSYSRLLALGLATAIIGLAVNVVAGLVSGLPYIGWLVVLIVLIGGHSFNLVVNALGAFIHSARLQYVEFFSKFLVGGGKIFKPFKKESKYVMLESDM comes from the coding sequence ATGGCAATTGTTAAATTACAAAAAGCACACATAATCGGGAAAATTGCGGATAAATCTAAAATCCTCAAGGCTCTTCAAGATTTTGAAGTAATTCAATTGGAAGAAGTTAAATTAGAAAATAATGACCAATGGAAAAAGAACTCTGGAATCGACACTACTTTAGAAATGGAACGTGCGAATCTTGAATTTACCATTGGGCTACTAGCTCCATTCGCCAAAAAAAGAAGCTTGCTAGAGGGGCCAATCGTAGTAACTGAAAAAAAGGCTAAAGCTGTAGCTGATAATTTTGATCATCATACGATTATAAAGGACTGCAAAGATCTTGAAGTTAGATATACCAATGCAAAAACCACATTAGAACTTCTTGATAATGCGAAAAAGGAATTGGCTCCTTGGAAGAATTCAAAAGTATCACCAAAAGAAGACTTCTCAGCAAATGGATATGAAATAACTTTCATAATTGTATCAATCAACAGCATAAGTAGTCTAGAAAATGACTTGAATGAAATAGGCTCACTAATCAGCCTTGATATCATCAATACCGAAGGCGTATCAGTATATGCTACGTTAATATATAAAAAAGAATATTCTAAAAGTGTAAAAGATTTATTGAGTAAGATAAAGGTTAAGGAGGTATTGCTCCCAACAGTACAAACTACAGTAAAGGATGCTTTACATAATATTACGGAGCAAGAAAGTGAGGCTAATAAAACAATAAGGGGAATCGAAAAAGAATTTAGGAAAATGTCAGCAAATTACGAGACTTTACAAATAGTTCATGATTACCACAAATGGCAAGTAGATGCTGAACGTATGACCGAAAATGGGATTGAAAGTAAAACGACCTTCGCATATTCCGGATGGCTGCCTAAAGCTGAAATAAACGAAATAGAGAATATGCTTCGCGACAAAACCAATAATAAAGTTGCTATCATTCCTATAGAAACTGATGAGCCATCTCCGGTTGCATTAAAAAATCACCCATTACTTAAACCTCTTGAAAACGTAACTAAACTATATGGACTTCCTATTCCTACTGAATACGATCCAACGGCCCTTCTATCTGTATTCTTCATAGTGTTCTTTGGAATGGCTGTGACTGATGCTGGTTACGGAATAATAATGTCTATTATGATGTTGCTTGCACTAAAGTACGTCCGACTTTCAAAGCAAATAAAAAGTTTTGTAAGGCTACTTTTGTACGCAGGAATACTAACTATAATAATGGGAATTTTATATGGAAGCTGGTTCGGTATGACTATTGAGCAAGCTCCCGCTTTCTTAACGACGAGGGATGGTGAAAATCTAAAATTCATAGGGCAAATTTTCAATCCTATTGAAGATCCTATGACTGTATTGATTTTCTCACTCGTACTTGGATATTTACAAGTTTCATTTGGAGTATTAATTTCATTCCTTGGGGCTTTCAAGACTGGTAATAAAAAAGATGCAATAATAGATCAATTCAGTTGGTTCTTGACTTTGGTTTCATTGTCCATCGTCATAATGGGGCAAGCAGGGCTTGTCGGAACAGCGATTGGAGCATTCGGGCTTTATCTACTATATTTCTGTTTAGCATTCTTAGTACTAACTCAAGGTCGTTCAAAGCCAAGTATTCCCGGTAAAATAATATCAGGAGTTCTTAGTCTTTATGGTCTAGTTGGTTACTTTGGAGACATACTTTCATATTCTCGTCTACTTGCACTTGGGCTAGCAACTGCAATTATCGGTCTTGCCGTAAACGTCGTTGCCGGGCTAGTAAGTGGATTACCATACATAGGGTGGCTTGTTGTATTGATAGTTTTAATAGGTGGCCACTCATTTAATTTGGTGGTAAATGCACTTGGTGCGTTTATACATTCGGCTCGTCTTCAATATGTGGAATTTTTCTCAAAATTCCTAGTAGGTGGTGGTAAAATTTTCAAACCTTTTAAAAAAGAATCGAAATACGTCATGCTTGAAAGTGATATGTAA
- the pyrB gene encoding aspartate carbamoyltransferase, producing the protein MEFKGADILSTKQFSREDLEKIMEVARGMERYAFKEQTSDLLKGYVMASLFYEPSTRTRLSFETAMKRLGGDVVTAVGMQFSSLYKGETVHDTGKTIENYVDVIAMRHPDQGSVDEMANAASVPVLNAGDGPGQHPTQALLDLYTIFEEKGKVDGLTIAMSGDLKYGRTVHSLCYLLGHYNVKMIFISPDELRMPEKVTSYLDEHNVSYEETEDFDGVIAAGVDVLYCTRIQRERFLDNAEYERLKSVFILDKAKAMTGKSDMTIMHPLPRVGEIKEDTDELPGAAYFRQARNGVTVRMALLAMVLGRA; encoded by the coding sequence ATGGAATTCAAAGGCGCTGATATACTTTCGACAAAACAATTTTCAAGAGAAGATCTTGAGAAAATAATGGAAGTGGCTAGAGGTATGGAGCGATATGCATTCAAAGAACAGACATCAGATTTGTTAAAAGGGTATGTGATGGCGAGTCTTTTTTACGAGCCATCAACAAGGACGCGACTTTCTTTTGAGACTGCTATGAAGAGGCTTGGAGGTGATGTTGTAACTGCAGTCGGTATGCAGTTCTCATCTCTTTATAAAGGTGAGACAGTTCACGATACAGGAAAGACGATTGAAAATTATGTTGATGTTATTGCTATGAGGCATCCGGACCAAGGGTCCGTAGATGAGATGGCAAACGCCGCTTCGGTACCGGTTTTAAATGCCGGTGATGGGCCGGGACAACATCCAACTCAGGCATTATTGGATTTGTATACTATTTTTGAAGAAAAAGGAAAGGTGGATGGCTTAACTATTGCAATGAGTGGAGATTTGAAATATGGAAGAACGGTTCATTCACTTTGTTATTTGCTTGGACACTATAATGTGAAGATGATTTTTATCTCACCGGATGAACTTAGGATGCCGGAAAAAGTAACTTCATATTTGGATGAACATAATGTCTCTTATGAAGAGACTGAAGATTTTGATGGGGTGATAGCTGCAGGTGTTGATGTTTTATATTGTACTAGAATTCAAAGAGAACGGTTTTTAGATAATGCGGAATATGAGAGACTTAAGAGCGTATTTATTTTAGACAAAGCAAAAGCCATGACTGGTAAATCCGATATGACAATTATGCATCCGCTTCCTAGAGTTGGGGAAATCAAAGAAGATACAGATGAGCTCCCGGGAGCAGCATATTTCCGACAAGCTCGAAACGGAGTAACTGTCAGAATGGCACTGCTAGCAATGGTGCTTGGGCGGGCTTAA
- a CDS encoding V-type ATP synthase subunit F codes for MNKYEIAIIGQKDMIMGFKAIGITAVNALTSEEALSVLKELKNEKNGERAKYAIIMVTEELAKTFPEDEYKKLSEDMLPSILIIPGVQGSTGLGMKKLGKIVEKAIGSNILK; via the coding sequence ATGAATAAATACGAAATCGCAATTATCGGTCAAAAAGACATGATCATGGGATTCAAAGCCATTGGGATTACTGCTGTGAATGCTTTGACAAGTGAAGAAGCTCTAAGTGTGTTGAAAGAATTAAAAAATGAAAAAAATGGAGAAAGAGCTAAATATGCAATTATCATGGTAACTGAAGAATTGGCAAAAACCTTCCCTGAAGATGAGTACAAAAAACTTTCAGAAGATATGCTTCCATCAATTCTTATTATCCCGGGAGTCCAAGGTTCTACGGGGCTCGGGATGAAAAAGCTCGGAAAGATCGTGGAAAAAGCGATTGGGTCAAATATACTAAAATAA
- a CDS encoding V-type ATP synthase subunit K, which produces MEETAVMATAAMSAGMDGLALALIGAALAAGVAGIGSSIGIAIAGQASTGVVAEQPEKFGKLLVLCALPGTQAIYGFLVGFLVLLFTGVLTGEPKPLTNAEGWRILGACLPIAIGGMYSGWFQGKVAGGGVQALAKDDSSLGKSIVLAALVETQAIFVFLISALTLFFMDLG; this is translated from the coding sequence ATGGAAGAAACAGCGGTAATGGCAACGGCAGCAATGTCTGCAGGTATGGATGGTTTAGCACTAGCCTTAATCGGTGCAGCTTTAGCGGCGGGTGTGGCGGGTATCGGATCAAGTATTGGTATAGCGATTGCCGGGCAAGCTTCAACCGGTGTGGTTGCTGAACAACCGGAGAAATTCGGTAAACTTCTTGTACTTTGTGCGCTACCGGGTACTCAAGCAATCTACGGATTCCTGGTTGGGTTCCTTGTACTTCTTTTTACCGGAGTTCTAACCGGCGAACCAAAACCACTTACAAATGCGGAAGGTTGGCGAATACTTGGTGCATGTCTTCCTATCGCAATAGGTGGTATGTACTCAGGATGGTTCCAAGGTAAAGTAGCGGGCGGAGGGGTACAGGCTCTTGCAAAAGACGACAGTTCACTTGGTAAAAGTATCGTTCTCGCAGCTCTTGTGGAGACTCAGGCAATCTTCGTATTCCTTATCTCTGCACTTACTCTATTCTTCATGGACTTGGGTTAG
- a CDS encoding V-type ATPase subunit: MIKDDTQFAHILGRIRSQEAKMLNENEVERMIGATNVKEAFKVLNETGFSNHVLDIDNVSDFQKVINAEMLETANFLKKLSPCPEYLNVLWYMYDIHNIKTLLKGKFEKIWEGNIDELLNPLGSLDLDKLKAYFRTEGAHFPNTMFETHKVRFVETIKKIEAEYAKDENYQMIDFTLDKLYFELMSEIANESTDEFLIKFTIKNIDLFNIGALFRLKLKGVDADSIKKTFATGGILDVQELGVLTERNASDIPTLLKETHYKTLSNTIIEEFQTSKTMIKIDELGQNHMTDFVKEAKSITYGIAPVIAFFWAKNNNAQILRMILLAKIANINPELIKKHIRNLY; this comes from the coding sequence ATGATCAAGGACGACACACAATTCGCGCACATACTGGGTAGAATTCGTTCTCAGGAAGCAAAAATGCTCAATGAAAATGAGGTTGAACGTATGATTGGAGCCACGAATGTAAAAGAAGCTTTCAAAGTATTGAACGAAACAGGCTTTTCAAATCATGTACTTGATATAGACAATGTAAGTGATTTTCAAAAAGTGATAAATGCGGAAATGCTTGAAACTGCAAATTTTCTCAAAAAGCTTTCGCCATGTCCGGAATATCTAAACGTACTTTGGTACATGTACGATATACATAATATCAAAACTCTACTTAAAGGTAAGTTTGAAAAAATCTGGGAGGGAAATATAGATGAACTTCTAAATCCACTCGGAAGCTTAGATCTAGACAAATTAAAGGCTTACTTCCGTACAGAAGGGGCTCATTTTCCGAACACAATGTTCGAAACCCACAAGGTTAGATTTGTGGAAACTATCAAGAAAATTGAAGCTGAGTATGCAAAAGATGAAAATTACCAAATGATAGATTTCACTTTAGACAAATTATATTTTGAATTAATGTCTGAAATTGCAAATGAATCTACTGATGAATTTTTAATAAAATTCACCATCAAAAACATAGATTTATTTAATATAGGAGCCTTATTCAGACTAAAACTAAAAGGGGTGGATGCTGACTCTATCAAAAAGACATTTGCAACCGGAGGTATTTTGGATGTTCAGGAGTTAGGAGTTTTAACTGAAAGAAATGCCTCAGACATACCAACCCTACTTAAAGAAACTCATTACAAAACCTTAAGTAATACAATTATAGAAGAATTTCAAACGTCAAAAACGATGATAAAAATAGACGAGCTTGGACAAAATCACATGACTGACTTCGTCAAAGAGGCAAAAAGTATCACTTATGGAATAGCTCCTGTGATCGCATTTTTCTGGGCAAAAAATAACAACGCTCAAATTTTACGAATGATACTTCTTGCGAAAATCGCAAATATAAATCCGGAATTAATTAAAAAACATATAAGAAACCTATATTAA